The following coding sequences are from one Paenibacillus stellifer window:
- a CDS encoding MFS transporter — protein MRHAVLPENLFGSGYYLLFGIGLSTIILKVCLQLYRNPRGISSVSDTSAAHLRRGGTIHYAILITVIIAAGLSQGLLLPVISIILEQRGVSSSLNGLNAAALYIGSFAMTMIAERLLAAFGFKKLMQGGLVLVLVCFLLFPVLPGVKTWFVLRLLVGAGDSAINYAAQLWVLLMTPAEHRGRNLSFYGMSYGLGFSLGPLGIGLLKFGESAPFLALSFLFALVLLLAAWKLPDSRPEKTAYQDSGAGRFSKVYKLAWYALLPALLYGYMEASLNSSFPVYGLRAGFNEDQIAALLPFAGIGGLVLQLPLGMLSDRIGRKPVLMMAGTGGGLAFALLSSGAGFWPAMVLLLIAGGLVGSFFSLGLAYAADILPRDLIPAANVASSFHFCIGSIIGPAAGGVLLQYGYGGEVFILLGLLYVVFAASGLLFSPKRKN, from the coding sequence ATGCGGCATGCAGTCCTCCCAGAAAATCTCTTTGGCTCAGGCTATTATCTCTTGTTTGGAATAGGGTTGTCCACTATAATATTGAAGGTTTGCCTTCAATTATACCGAAATCCAAGGGGGATATCATCCGTGTCAGACACAAGCGCAGCTCATCTTAGGCGCGGTGGAACCATTCATTACGCAATCCTGATCACCGTCATTATCGCAGCGGGGCTCAGCCAAGGGCTGCTGCTTCCCGTCATATCCATTATTCTGGAGCAGCGAGGCGTATCCTCTTCTTTGAATGGCCTCAATGCGGCCGCTCTATACATAGGCTCCTTCGCCATGACGATGATCGCCGAGCGGCTTCTGGCGGCATTCGGCTTCAAGAAGCTGATGCAGGGCGGACTTGTTCTGGTGCTGGTCTGCTTTCTTCTATTCCCGGTGCTTCCCGGCGTCAAGACCTGGTTTGTTCTCCGGCTGCTGGTCGGGGCCGGGGATTCGGCGATCAATTACGCGGCCCAGCTCTGGGTGCTGCTGATGACTCCGGCAGAGCACCGTGGAAGGAACCTTTCCTTCTACGGCATGTCTTACGGCCTCGGCTTCAGCCTGGGTCCGCTTGGCATTGGACTGCTGAAGTTCGGCGAATCGGCACCCTTCCTGGCCTTGTCGTTTCTCTTCGCGCTCGTGCTGCTGCTGGCGGCCTGGAAGCTTCCCGATTCGCGGCCGGAGAAGACCGCGTATCAGGACAGCGGCGCCGGCCGGTTCAGCAAGGTCTACAAGCTGGCCTGGTATGCGCTGCTGCCCGCGCTGCTCTACGGATATATGGAAGCCAGCCTGAACAGCAGCTTCCCTGTATACGGCCTGCGGGCGGGCTTCAACGAGGACCAGATTGCGGCGCTGCTGCCGTTCGCCGGGATCGGCGGACTGGTGCTGCAGCTGCCGCTCGGCATGCTCAGCGACCGGATCGGTCGCAAACCGGTGCTGATGATGGCCGGTACGGGCGGGGGGCTCGCTTTCGCGCTGCTGTCGTCGGGTGCGGGCTTCTGGCCTGCCATGGTCCTGCTGCTGATTGCCGGCGGTCTGGTCGGCTCCTTCTTTTCGCTGGGGCTTGCCTACGCCGCAGATATACTGCCCCGGGACCTTATTCCTGCCGCGAATGTGGCCTCGTCCTTTCATTTCTGCATAGGAAGCATCATCGGCCCTGCCGCCGGGGGCGTTCTGCTGCAATACGGTTATGGCGGGGAGGTATTCATTCTGCTCGGACTTCTATATGTCGTGTTCGCCGCATCGGGTCTGTTATTCTCGCCAAAAAGGAAGAATTGA
- a CDS encoding ArsR/SmtB family transcription factor, with the protein MDYDLKIDVSSVYELLDSFMLYVTRKWITNLDIGPDWVRDIDERIPPLKIAALRTAADWPFNDYDVLYAWAYTHGPAAKVELFLRDMESATAEEWFEMAAPYLPNFTLDECRRIKDGYGPLLRLWHDQYFRHVESKMLALLIQDASEKKLLQSKMDSAALIEYASGGIVIQDIPELETVVLLPTVHHRPINTYCFYNKLILVQYPVDVPVENEDEPPTLLLRMTKALSDPVRLRLLRYVADEPKSLWEIQSEFSSQSADILMHHLLMLRVAGLLRIHLRDEQNERFSIRVDGASELQMFLESYIRL; encoded by the coding sequence ATGGATTATGATTTGAAAATCGATGTGTCTTCCGTATACGAGCTGCTCGACAGCTTCATGCTATATGTAACGAGAAAATGGATTACGAATCTCGATATCGGCCCGGACTGGGTGCGCGACATAGACGAACGCATTCCCCCGCTCAAAATTGCGGCGCTCCGAACCGCTGCGGACTGGCCCTTCAACGATTACGATGTGCTGTATGCCTGGGCCTACACCCACGGACCCGCCGCAAAGGTCGAACTGTTCCTCAGGGACATGGAATCCGCAACGGCGGAAGAATGGTTCGAGATGGCCGCACCGTATTTGCCGAACTTCACGCTGGATGAATGCCGGCGGATCAAGGACGGGTACGGCCCCCTGCTGCGTCTATGGCATGATCAGTATTTCCGCCATGTCGAATCCAAGATGCTCGCGCTGTTAATCCAGGACGCCTCCGAGAAAAAGCTGCTTCAGAGCAAGATGGATTCCGCTGCGCTCATCGAATATGCTTCAGGGGGCATCGTAATTCAGGACATTCCGGAACTTGAGACGGTTGTCCTTCTGCCGACCGTGCATCACCGGCCGATTAATACGTACTGCTTTTACAATAAGCTGATTCTTGTTCAATACCCGGTTGACGTCCCCGTGGAGAATGAAGATGAACCGCCTACGCTGCTGCTCCGTATGACCAAGGCGCTGTCGGACCCCGTCCGGCTTCGCCTGCTCCGCTACGTGGCGGACGAGCCCAAGTCATTGTGGGAGATTCAATCGGAATTCTCCAGCCAGTCGGCGGACATATTGATGCATCATCTCCTCATGCTGAGAGTTGCCGGACTGCTGCGCATCCACCTGCGCGATGAACAGAATGAGCGCTTCAGCATCAGGGTGGACGGCGCTTCGGAACTTCAGATGTTCCTGGAGTCGTATATTCGATTATAA
- a CDS encoding HAD family hydrolase → MKYWTQQVIFDLDDTLVHCNKYFDLILGQYFELMGEWFKSEGATTEEMRRKQVEIDVETVSTKGLASDNFPKSLIATYRYFCTKYGRPADRFHEEQLMKLGLSVYDQEIEAYPGMVETLDSMKQDGHELHLYTGGDHAIQRRKIEQMKLDLYFGDRIYIRQHKNVEALEAILQGGNFTRERTWMIGNSLRTDVQPAVTAGIKSIYLKQKNEWLYNMIELQRDMQQAVITIGSIHEAVHVIRGASLHRNSGHG, encoded by the coding sequence ATGAAATATTGGACACAACAAGTGATTTTCGATCTGGACGATACTTTGGTCCACTGCAACAAATATTTTGACCTCATTCTGGGACAATATTTCGAGCTGATGGGCGAATGGTTCAAGTCGGAAGGCGCAACCACCGAAGAAATGCGGCGCAAGCAGGTTGAGATTGATGTCGAGACAGTCAGCACCAAAGGTCTGGCGAGCGACAACTTTCCGAAATCCCTGATCGCCACCTACCGCTATTTCTGCACAAAATACGGCCGTCCGGCCGATCGTTTTCACGAAGAACAGCTGATGAAGCTCGGTCTCAGTGTATACGACCAGGAGATCGAGGCTTATCCGGGTATGGTCGAGACGCTCGACTCCATGAAGCAGGACGGACATGAGCTTCACCTGTACACCGGAGGCGACCATGCCATTCAGCGACGTAAAATCGAGCAGATGAAGCTGGATCTGTATTTTGGGGACCGGATCTATATCCGTCAGCATAAAAATGTCGAAGCGCTCGAAGCTATTCTGCAGGGCGGCAACTTCACCCGCGAGCGCACCTGGATGATCGGAAATTCCCTGCGGACCGATGTACAGCCTGCCGTGACAGCCGGCATCAAGAGCATCTACCTGAAGCAGAAGAATGAATGGCTGTACAATATGATCGAGCTTCAGCGCGACATGCAGCAGGCCGTCATTACGATCGGCTCCATTCATGAAGCGGTACATGTCATTCGCGGAGCTTCCCTTCACCGCAACTCCGGTCACGGCTAA
- a CDS encoding DsbA family protein, producing MSSNPAKNGKSRNPNTLAMILGILVVILAGALLYTWTHGKDTEAAELDKLPNYTDVKGMIKVDGIKYDKQPHLGTSKAPVKVVEFADFKCPACKDWTKTYMQRFLREYVDTGKVDYYFMNFAFIDRDSYLAASAGEAIYHQSNEKFWEYAVKLYENQGDENQIWATQSFILKFVKQNIDGIDYARFQQDLKNETYMLDVKEDFKTAGSLGVNGTPKFMVNGILLQDSEYKTLTAAIDKELKQAEK from the coding sequence ATGAGCAGCAATCCCGCCAAGAACGGAAAGTCACGCAATCCGAACACCCTTGCCATGATTCTTGGAATTCTGGTCGTCATTCTGGCCGGGGCGCTTCTGTACACATGGACTCACGGAAAGGACACGGAAGCGGCCGAGCTGGATAAACTGCCCAACTATACCGACGTAAAGGGCATGATCAAGGTCGATGGCATCAAATACGATAAACAGCCTCATCTCGGAACCTCGAAAGCCCCGGTCAAGGTCGTTGAGTTCGCCGATTTCAAGTGCCCCGCCTGCAAAGATTGGACGAAAACGTATATGCAGAGATTCCTCCGAGAATATGTGGATACCGGCAAGGTCGATTATTATTTCATGAATTTCGCCTTCATTGACCGGGATTCCTATCTGGCCGCCAGTGCGGGGGAAGCGATCTATCATCAAAGCAACGAGAAGTTTTGGGAATACGCCGTTAAGCTGTACGAGAATCAGGGCGACGAGAACCAGATCTGGGCCACCCAAAGCTTCATTCTGAAATTCGTCAAACAGAACATCGACGGCATCGATTACGCCCGGTTCCAGCAGGATCTGAAGAACGAGACCTATATGCTCGATGTCAAGGAAGACTTCAAAACCGCTGGCTCGCTCGGCGTGAACGGCACCCCGAAATTTATGGTGAACGGCATCCTTCTTCAAGACTCCGAGTACAAGACGCTGACCGCCGCCATCGACAAGGAGCTGAAGCAAGCAGAAAAATAA
- a CDS encoding glycoside hydrolase family 36 protein translates to MDKGMRKQLLSQFRLGDMLARYFKGEENGQVELQLIPANREDDVQELKFSRGDSLVQVKLLGDIYPGSYAGGMTMRNSGTVQQCRFKLQETESSGGKFTIRTVLEDGRNHEFIHELIWCEGDAGVSSRTTAVNRSSERMTLEMLSSFSMSEMTPFQQGDAVGTLRFHRLRSKWSQEARLITETIEDLQLEPNWVQWQPNSIRFGQVGSMPVKGYFPFAALEDTESNVTWGVQLAIESSWQLEIYRRDEGIALSGGLADREFGHWLKIVEPGQSFTTPEAILTVCTGGPDYACQRLTQFGEKYLQNAPESEDKLPILFNEYCTTWGLPSHDNITGIVEAIKGKGIDYFVIDCGWFVEEGKSWGDGMGDYIPSDRLFPEGMQQTIQAIRDAGMKPGLWFEIDNVGRDAAVYHRDELLLHRDGIPITTENRRYFDMRKPEVEAYLDEKVIGQLKTYGIEYMKMDYNDTIGLGCDGAESLGEGLRQNMEASMQFVRKVREELPGLVLENCASGGHKLEPLLMSLCSMASFSDAHETEEIPVIAAGLHRVILPRQSQVWAVIRKDDDLRRIGYTLTSTFLGRMCLSGDVTELAQEQWAVIERGMSFYRKIVPAVKSGYSYIFSDKGLSDRHLTGYQAVIRVQREDDLIAQGKELYEGLHRTAYVTVHIFHGEVPAVIEIPLPEGCPDRIADLYAGTDIRAEVVDRMLLIYPTSEMEAAAILLE, encoded by the coding sequence ATGGACAAGGGAATGCGCAAGCAGCTACTAAGCCAATTCAGACTGGGCGATATGCTAGCCAGGTATTTCAAGGGAGAAGAGAACGGGCAGGTGGAGCTTCAACTGATACCGGCCAACAGGGAAGATGATGTGCAGGAGCTGAAATTCTCAAGAGGAGACAGTCTCGTTCAAGTGAAGCTGCTTGGCGATATTTATCCGGGCTCATACGCCGGAGGAATGACGATGCGCAACAGTGGAACCGTCCAGCAATGCCGGTTCAAATTGCAGGAGACCGAGAGCAGCGGAGGAAAGTTCACGATCCGGACCGTACTGGAAGACGGAAGGAACCATGAATTCATTCATGAGCTGATCTGGTGCGAGGGAGATGCCGGTGTATCCTCACGGACAACCGCTGTGAACCGCTCCTCCGAACGAATGACGCTTGAAATGCTGTCGAGTTTCTCGATGAGCGAAATGACTCCTTTTCAGCAAGGAGACGCGGTCGGCACGCTGCGCTTTCACCGGCTGCGAAGCAAATGGAGCCAGGAAGCGAGGCTGATCACCGAGACGATCGAGGATTTGCAGCTGGAACCGAACTGGGTGCAGTGGCAGCCGAATTCCATACGCTTCGGGCAAGTAGGCTCCATGCCGGTCAAGGGATATTTCCCGTTTGCTGCGCTTGAGGATACCGAGTCAAATGTCACCTGGGGTGTACAGCTCGCCATTGAAAGCTCCTGGCAGCTGGAAATTTACCGGAGAGACGAAGGCATTGCCCTTTCGGGAGGCTTGGCCGACCGCGAATTCGGGCATTGGCTGAAAATTGTGGAGCCGGGACAATCGTTCACGACGCCTGAGGCCATTTTGACAGTGTGTACGGGCGGACCTGACTATGCCTGCCAGCGCCTGACACAGTTCGGAGAGAAGTACCTCCAGAATGCGCCTGAGAGCGAAGATAAGCTGCCGATTTTGTTTAACGAATACTGTACGACCTGGGGATTGCCGTCTCATGACAACATTACCGGCATTGTTGAAGCCATCAAGGGCAAGGGGATCGACTATTTTGTAATCGATTGCGGCTGGTTCGTGGAAGAGGGCAAGAGCTGGGGAGACGGCATGGGGGACTACATTCCTTCGGACCGGCTGTTCCCGGAAGGGATGCAGCAGACGATTCAGGCGATCCGGGATGCGGGCATGAAGCCTGGACTGTGGTTTGAAATCGACAATGTGGGCCGGGATGCCGCCGTCTATCACCGGGATGAGCTGCTGCTTCACCGGGACGGCATTCCAATCACGACCGAGAACCGCCGGTACTTCGATATGAGAAAGCCTGAAGTTGAAGCTTATCTGGACGAGAAGGTGATCGGCCAACTGAAGACTTACGGCATCGAGTATATGAAAATGGATTACAACGATACCATTGGTCTTGGATGCGACGGAGCCGAGTCGCTTGGAGAAGGGCTGAGACAAAATATGGAGGCCTCCATGCAATTCGTCCGCAAGGTTAGAGAAGAGCTGCCCGGTCTTGTTCTGGAGAACTGCGCATCCGGCGGACACAAGCTGGAGCCGCTTCTGATGAGCCTGTGCAGCATGGCTTCCTTCTCGGACGCGCATGAGACCGAAGAGATCCCCGTCATTGCGGCGGGTCTTCACCGGGTGATTCTCCCGAGGCAGAGTCAGGTATGGGCCGTAATCCGGAAGGATGATGATCTCAGACGGATTGGTTACACCTTGACCAGCACCTTCCTCGGCAGAATGTGCCTCTCTGGAGATGTTACGGAGCTTGCACAGGAGCAGTGGGCTGTTATTGAACGGGGAATGTCGTTCTACCGGAAGATTGTTCCGGCTGTTAAATCCGGATACAGCTATATTTTCTCCGACAAAGGGCTAAGCGACAGACATCTGACCGGGTATCAGGCTGTAATCCGGGTACAGCGAGAGGATGATCTGATCGCCCAGGGCAAGGAGCTGTACGAAGGGCTTCACCGGACGGCCTATGTCACGGTTCATATTTTTCATGGGGAAGTTCCGGCGGTCATCGAGATTCCGCTCCCTGAGGGATGCCCGGACCGGATTGCCGATCTGTACGCGGGAACGGATATTCGGGCAGAAGTCGTTGACCGGATGCTCCTGATTTATCCGACTTCCGAAATGGAAGCCGCCGCTATTTTGCTCGAATAA
- a CDS encoding helix-turn-helix domain-containing protein: protein MHFPRKPSEYMLFLVNDGVLYIQENEVPYELHHGDMLLLEPGHFHTGYKNAFVDFYFIHMPPDTFIPSMIETQEDLAAHFQQKKHQYYKGNPFDYGLYDSCKCLIPKTMKLPETSFQAIRGQMEESMQALAAGDEEYKLICSRNMLDILIRISKSCALSALSEAPASSELSRKDKRVEEILSLLHERYAYKWTGDEIERRLHSNFDYLNRTFKEQTGLTIFEYLTIFRINKAKEFLTNGSLKIHEIAALTGFSNEYHFNRVFARLTGVPPGKYRKANQ, encoded by the coding sequence ATGCACTTTCCCCGTAAGCCGTCTGAATACATGCTGTTTCTGGTTAATGATGGCGTTCTCTATATTCAGGAAAATGAAGTCCCGTATGAATTGCATCATGGTGACATGCTGCTGCTGGAGCCCGGACATTTCCATACTGGCTACAAGAACGCCTTTGTCGATTTTTACTTTATTCATATGCCCCCGGACACCTTCATCCCAAGCATGATCGAAACCCAAGAAGATCTGGCTGCGCATTTTCAGCAAAAAAAGCACCAATACTACAAGGGCAATCCATTTGATTACGGTCTGTACGATTCCTGCAAATGCCTCATACCCAAGACCATGAAGCTCCCCGAAACGTCTTTTCAGGCAATTCGCGGGCAGATGGAGGAGTCGATGCAGGCGCTGGCTGCCGGTGATGAAGAGTATAAGCTCATTTGTTCCCGGAATATGCTCGACATCCTGATCCGAATATCCAAAAGCTGCGCTCTCTCGGCCCTTTCCGAAGCCCCGGCCTCATCTGAATTGTCCCGGAAGGATAAACGGGTGGAAGAGATATTGAGCCTGCTGCATGAACGCTACGCCTATAAATGGACCGGTGACGAAATCGAACGCCGTCTGCATTCGAACTTTGATTATTTGAACCGGACCTTCAAAGAGCAGACAGGCCTCACCATCTTCGAGTACTTAACGATCTTCCGGATCAATAAAGCCAAGGAATTTCTGACAAACGGCAGTCTGAAAATCCATGAAATCGCTGCGCTTACCGGCTTCTCCAACGAATACCATTTCAACCGGGTCTTCGCCCGGTTGACCGGAGTTCCACCGGGCAAGTACCGCAAGGCTAACCAATAG
- a CDS encoding type IA DNA topoisomerase, which yields MKTLIIAEKPDMGRNIAAAIDPKAQNRRSYLEGEQYIITWAIGHLIELAEPDAYDPKYKKWNIGDLPIIPETFKLVPNRKTIDQLKQIGELAKRCDALINCCDAGREGQHIFSLIQRHLKLKQPVKRLWISDLTPETIRRGFQELKDGSEYENLTKAARARSEADWLIGMNGSRAFTTRHNVLLSVGRVQTPVLALIYERQKIIEAFSSLKYYQVEGMFKQGETAYKGMWQGDRLTDKEKADTIAAKVKGKLGRVSSYETKETKEYPFRLYDLTLLQREANGKFGFSAKKTLDVAQALYEKHKVISYPRTNSNFVTEQNIPEMHKALSSLGGTAYEELARGADRSRVHKGNRFVCNPSKVEDHHAILPTGKRANNLGPDEQKLYDLIVRRFLAQFYPAAEYKMHTVLTEVEGETFKTTVKELLSLGWKVIYADQKNDKPARGKAKDKNEDEEEETEVQEPFSVERDGEVRCEDAAVKEKETQPPKAFTEGTLLKAMESAGKQIEDEELRDAMKDSGLGTPATRAATIERLKKVGYIDMQGKKILITQKGRTAIELIRGAGVELLTSPEMTGQWERRLNEISRGSASDLQFMENVKKFAAMIVDKVRAQTRADKLAFEGAAAPAAPGGKARARTQRAGNSAAAGRGADGAGSGAGARSSRSAPAGGGPGRAVPAGEAPARAAQPASGAGPKFIGPCPRPGCGGMIFMGRKGYGCSHYKEGCGFVIWKESFGRQLTDTQIKSLLEKGRTAKLKLVLPDGTPVEGKLTLRSPQTGELGVESL from the coding sequence TTGAAGACACTGATCATTGCGGAAAAACCGGATATGGGGCGCAACATCGCCGCCGCAATCGACCCGAAAGCCCAAAATCGCCGTTCCTATCTGGAAGGGGAGCAGTATATTATCACCTGGGCCATCGGGCATCTGATCGAACTGGCTGAGCCCGATGCCTACGATCCGAAATACAAGAAGTGGAATATCGGCGATCTGCCGATTATTCCCGAGACTTTCAAGCTGGTGCCGAACCGCAAGACGATCGATCAGCTGAAGCAGATCGGGGAGCTTGCGAAGCGCTGCGATGCCCTGATCAACTGCTGCGATGCCGGGCGCGAGGGTCAGCATATTTTTTCCCTGATTCAGCGGCATTTGAAGCTCAAGCAGCCGGTCAAGCGGCTGTGGATCTCGGACCTGACGCCGGAGACGATCCGGCGGGGCTTTCAGGAGCTGAAGGACGGCTCGGAGTATGAGAATCTGACCAAGGCGGCGAGAGCCCGCAGCGAGGCGGACTGGCTGATCGGGATGAACGGCTCCCGCGCTTTCACGACAAGGCATAATGTGCTGCTGTCGGTCGGGCGGGTGCAGACGCCGGTGCTCGCGCTCATTTATGAGCGGCAGAAGATTATCGAGGCCTTTTCCTCGCTGAAGTATTATCAGGTGGAGGGCATGTTCAAGCAGGGCGAGACGGCCTACAAGGGGATGTGGCAGGGAGACCGGCTAACGGATAAAGAGAAGGCCGACACTATAGCAGCCAAGGTCAAAGGCAAGCTCGGCCGCGTCTCCTCCTACGAGACGAAAGAAACGAAGGAATACCCGTTCCGCCTGTACGACCTGACGCTGCTTCAGCGGGAGGCGAACGGCAAGTTCGGCTTCTCCGCCAAGAAGACGCTGGATGTGGCCCAGGCGCTCTATGAGAAGCATAAAGTGATTTCTTATCCAAGAACGAATTCCAATTTTGTCACTGAGCAAAATATACCGGAGATGCATAAAGCGCTGTCCTCGCTTGGCGGAACGGCATATGAAGAGCTGGCCCGCGGCGCGGACCGCAGCCGGGTGCATAAAGGCAACCGGTTCGTCTGCAATCCCTCCAAGGTCGAGGACCACCATGCCATCCTTCCGACAGGCAAAAGGGCGAACAACCTTGGACCGGACGAGCAGAAGCTCTATGATCTCATCGTCCGGCGGTTTCTGGCCCAGTTCTATCCGGCTGCCGAATACAAGATGCATACGGTTCTGACCGAAGTGGAAGGTGAAACGTTCAAGACGACGGTGAAGGAGCTGCTCAGTCTCGGCTGGAAAGTCATTTATGCCGACCAGAAGAACGACAAGCCCGCTAGAGGCAAGGCTAAAGACAAGAACGAAGATGAGGAAGAGGAGACGGAGGTTCAGGAGCCTTTTTCCGTTGAACGGGACGGCGAAGTCCGGTGCGAGGACGCGGCTGTCAAGGAGAAGGAGACACAGCCACCAAAAGCCTTCACGGAAGGCACGCTGCTGAAGGCGATGGAGAGCGCGGGCAAGCAGATCGAGGACGAAGAGCTGCGGGACGCGATGAAGGACTCGGGGCTTGGAACGCCGGCGACCCGGGCGGCCACTATCGAGCGGCTGAAGAAGGTCGGCTATATCGATATGCAGGGTAAAAAAATCCTCATCACGCAAAAGGGCCGGACCGCCATTGAGCTCATCCGGGGAGCCGGCGTCGAGCTGCTGACCTCGCCGGAGATGACCGGCCAGTGGGAGCGCCGGTTGAATGAAATCTCTCGCGGCTCGGCCTCGGATCTCCAGTTCATGGAGAACGTGAAGAAATTCGCCGCGATGATCGTGGACAAGGTCCGCGCGCAGACCCGCGCGGACAAGCTTGCCTTCGAAGGCGCGGCGGCTCCGGCCGCGCCGGGCGGCAAGGCGCGCGCCCGCACGCAGCGCGCCGGGAATAGCGCCGCTGCAGGGCGCGGCGCGGACGGCGCCGGCAGCGGAGCCGGCGCCCGCAGCAGCCGGTCCGCCCCTGCGGGCGGCGGACCTGGCAGGGCCGTGCCGGCGGGCGAAGCGCCGGCGAGGGCCGCGCAGCCTGCGTCTGGAGCGGGGCCGAAGTTCATCGGCCCCTGCCCGCGACCAGGCTGCGGCGGCATGATCTTCATGGGCCGCAAAGGCTACGGCTGCTCCCATTACAAAGAAGGCTGCGGCTTCGTCATCTGGAAAGAGAGCTTCGGCCGGCAGCTGACAGACACGCAGATCAAGTCTCTGCTGGAGAAGGGCCGTACGGCGAAGCTGAAGCTCGTCCTGCCGGACGGCACGCCGGTGGAGGGCAAGCTGACGCTAAGAAGCCCGCAGACCGGCGAACTCGGAGTGGAGTCGCTATAA
- a CDS encoding proline--tRNA ligase: protein MRQSHLLQNTLRERPSEADTQGHSLLLRGGYVRQLAAGVYSYLPLGRRVLRKVEGIIREEMERADVQEVLLPSLQPAELWMESGRFATYGPNLMKAEDRHGRSFVLGPTHEEAVTWLLKNEVSSYKKLPVRVYQIGTKFRDELRPRSGLLRGREFIMKDAYSFDTTEEGLDQSYRVMYEAYHRIFARCGLDFRAVEADAGSIGGEGGSHEFTALSSIGEDGIAVCGSCGYAANVEQAETAGMKGLPEAAESPSRGAATTPSLDRAALGEFGNIQINMASDQMPGGGEAAGSAFGQNADQAHEPELFHTPGVKTIDQLVSAFGLQAADIIKTLIYTAGGQTVAVLVRGDHEVNELKVAKYLGVPEVSLAEESAVLAAAGVLPGYVGPTSLKLPVTLLVDYAVADMTSGIAGAGRPDYHLRGVVPDVHFSLRHTGDFRNAAEGDICPRCRSGLIGVHKGIEIGHVFKLGTRYSEPLAASFLDDTSRSRPMIMGCYGIGVSRLVAAIAEQHAGEEGIAWPAELAPFDVHLIVVSMRDEAQTKLADELYETLKRSGVEVLLDDRQERPGVKFKDSELIGAPHVIVIGREAGEGRVEFEHRGAGGKETIDYREAIRRITE, encoded by the coding sequence ATGCGCCAGAGCCATTTGCTTCAAAACACACTGCGGGAGCGTCCGTCCGAAGCCGATACGCAGGGCCACAGCCTGCTGCTGCGCGGCGGCTATGTTCGGCAGCTTGCCGCCGGCGTGTACAGCTATTTGCCGCTTGGACGCAGGGTTCTGCGAAAGGTCGAGGGAATCATCAGAGAGGAGATGGAGCGGGCTGATGTGCAGGAAGTGCTGCTGCCCTCGCTGCAGCCTGCCGAGCTGTGGATGGAGAGCGGACGCTTCGCCACCTACGGTCCGAATCTGATGAAGGCGGAGGATCGGCATGGCCGTTCCTTCGTGCTGGGACCGACCCACGAGGAAGCGGTGACCTGGCTGTTGAAGAATGAGGTGAGCTCCTACAAGAAGCTGCCGGTTCGGGTCTATCAGATCGGGACGAAATTCCGCGATGAGCTGCGTCCGCGCTCCGGTCTGCTCCGGGGACGCGAGTTCATCATGAAGGACGCCTATTCCTTCGACACCACGGAGGAAGGCCTGGATCAGTCGTACCGCGTGATGTATGAGGCCTATCACCGGATCTTTGCCCGCTGCGGGCTGGACTTCCGCGCGGTGGAGGCGGATGCCGGCTCAATCGGAGGCGAAGGCGGAAGCCATGAGTTCACCGCACTCTCGTCCATAGGCGAAGATGGCATAGCCGTATGCGGGTCCTGCGGCTACGCGGCCAATGTGGAACAGGCGGAAACGGCGGGGATGAAGGGATTGCCGGAAGCAGCTGAATCGCCTTCTCGGGGAGCTGCCACAACGCCGTCACTGGACAGAGCGGCACTTGGGGAATTTGGGAACATACAGATCAATATGGCATCAGACCAAATGCCGGGCGGCGGGGAAGCCGCCGGTTCAGCCTTTGGGCAGAACGCTGATCAGGCTCATGAACCGGAGCTCTTCCACACCCCAGGTGTGAAGACGATCGATCAGCTGGTATCGGCTTTCGGGCTCCAGGCCGCAGACATTATCAAAACATTGATCTACACGGCAGGCGGGCAGACCGTGGCCGTGCTGGTACGCGGCGATCATGAGGTCAATGAGCTGAAGGTCGCCAAGTACCTTGGCGTGCCGGAAGTGTCACTTGCCGAAGAATCCGCCGTGCTGGCGGCAGCTGGTGTCTTACCTGGCTATGTCGGACCAACGTCGCTCAAGCTGCCTGTGACGTTGCTCGTTGATTATGCAGTGGCCGATATGACTTCAGGCATTGCCGGTGCAGGCCGGCCGGATTATCATCTGCGCGGCGTTGTGCCGGACGTACATTTCTCGCTCCGGCATACGGGCGATTTCCGGAATGCGGCTGAAGGCGACATCTGTCCGCGCTGCCGCAGCGGGTTAATCGGGGTGCACAAGGGCATCGAAATCGGCCATGTGTTCAAGCTGGGAACCCGCTACAGCGAGCCGCTGGCGGCCTCTTTTCTCGACGATACCAGCAGAAGCAGGCCGATGATCATGGGCTGTTATGGCATCGGCGTATCCCGGCTGGTTGCGGCTATTGCGGAGCAGCATGCGGGAGAGGAAGGGATCGCCTGGCCTGCGGAGCTTGCCCCTTTTGACGTCCATCTGATCGTGGTGTCCATGCGGGACGAGGCTCAGACGAAGCTTGCGGATGAGCTGTATGAAACGCTGAAACGCTCGGGCGTCGAGGTGCTATTGGATGACAGACAGGAGCGGCCGGGTGTCAAATTTAAGGATTCGGAACTGATCGGAGCGCCGCATGTCATCGTGATCGGCAGGGAAGCTGGCGAGGGCAGAGTGGAGTTTGAACACCGCGGGGCTGGAGGCAAGGAGACCATTGATTACCGGGAAGCAATTCGCCGGATAACCGAATAG